In the genome of Gordonia rubripertincta, one region contains:
- a CDS encoding SIR2 family NAD-dependent protein deacylase has translation MTGPAIPEAVVDLVRGASWITVFSGAGMSAESGIATFRDAQTGLWETFDPAELATPEAWERDPALVWGWYRWRAREVLAAQPNAGHRALAELGSSRTVMVVTQNVDDLHERAGSDVVSHLHGSLFAPRCSVCDTPYDGPDAQPSATDPDTEHVEPRVTPPTCPRCGGDVRPGVVWFGEALPADDWQRADQAFRAGEVVIVVGTSGIVYPAASLPERAVRQGIPVIEFNPAESSVTDFATHSLRVSAAEGLPALLRALG, from the coding sequence GTGACCGGGCCGGCCATCCCCGAGGCCGTGGTCGACCTCGTCCGAGGCGCGTCCTGGATCACCGTCTTCAGCGGGGCCGGCATGTCGGCCGAGAGCGGGATCGCGACGTTCAGAGACGCCCAGACCGGACTGTGGGAGACGTTCGATCCCGCCGAGCTGGCCACCCCGGAGGCGTGGGAACGCGACCCCGCCCTCGTCTGGGGCTGGTACCGGTGGCGCGCCCGCGAGGTGCTCGCCGCCCAGCCGAACGCCGGACACCGCGCGCTGGCCGAACTCGGCTCCTCGCGCACCGTCATGGTCGTCACGCAGAACGTCGACGACCTGCACGAGCGTGCCGGAAGTGACGTGGTCAGCCACCTCCACGGCAGTCTCTTCGCACCGCGCTGCTCGGTCTGCGACACTCCGTACGACGGTCCGGATGCACAGCCCTCGGCCACCGATCCGGACACCGAGCACGTCGAGCCCAGGGTCACTCCCCCGACCTGCCCGAGGTGCGGCGGGGACGTCCGTCCCGGCGTCGTCTGGTTCGGCGAGGCGCTGCCCGCCGATGACTGGCAGCGGGCCGATCAGGCGTTCCGTGCGGGCGAGGTGGTCATTGTCGTCGGCACCAGCGGAATCGTGTACCCGGCCGCGTCACTACCCGAACGCGCTGTCCGGCAAGGGATTCCCGTGATCGAGTTCAATCCCGCCGAGTCGTCGGTGACCGACTTCGCGACCCACAGCCTGCGGGTGTCGGCCGCCGAGGGGCTACCAGCTCTGCTCCGCGCCCTGGGCTGA
- a CDS encoding AAA domain-containing protein, giving the protein MQDDTRETLRDQVTRLMSFLRDVVRSRSGDVRDIDEHAGHVWVGASTPISVRGSAGPGQVVVEIDPADAAHADVARLVDQLTESPETLELVLANALVTVHDDAGSEPLVREHLLTQAVVADRDESGTIRLSLGAGSAPTMHDTHLLAAVDGLELAGAMKTRTRLGEQPSVVAGKVTDLVGEWLGEIEIDADRATLSLDMRPAIVLRRRSVENSLAFYDAIIDDLRDEDASVPVGLAQLVRPIDAEDRLAALDGRDVLSPDRLIADALFPLPSNVEQRDVLVRLGNDTGVVVEGPPGTGKTHTIANVTSALLAKGQRVLVVSEKAHALHVLRDMLPPALRELTVSIADISQDHAETVVSVVENLAERKAAFSVSVADAEIADLEARRDHALTQRDQLMRELWDLRAGETEVHEWVAGDYRGTPAEIVRQVKRDAERFDWMPPGLEGAVPPLDSSEFARFVELLQVTGGERGRLTQRFPELADHLPEPADMDTICARIAARPKETHGATGSLLPSLDGVDSERLLAIKGICEQLGVVAGEVSSFPAAMIAMADRLLAGHDSHLWSRVTTLSPVIAEAARRDRDLGAHAVLVEGDRPGDAALFDAAADHLAEGGQWRGRLRRSPQQRAVEESPVRATVDGRVPTDEASLRRVADHLTVVDAVHQVHRILADLHVPVDASGSRSAQVDQLVRLDAQLAWISRLVTGRDHLVHELEAISPGGPRPRSVAEIAEVARQAGSIAAANDAAIAERELAECTYGLAAELEKGPSPEGDALLDALGTADAASIRTARRAFLKAQEEANAENALDLLELRLTSRAPELVRTIWETPRDPIWSERAREMTAAWAWRYANTWVSERSDVHSETRISADLDAIEVDVAQLTTRLASARAWRELLARTTTGEIQALQSYRDHMINLGKGSGKHANRFRRAAREAMSVAQNAIPAWIMSINQVAETLPPRRNSFDVVIVDEASQADITSSFLLWLAPRIIVVGDDKQCAPVGLAGTTLDDAFAELDAALPDLPTYLRDGLTPRSSLFSLLRSRFGNVVGLREHFRSMPEIIEFSSRQFYGKAPLIPVRQYGSDRLEPLRTVAVDGEATGTSSGLVNDAEVEAILGTLRDCLTDPAYEGRDFGVIALQGTKQAEALERALRNGLDAEVWRTRRIRVGTPPDFQGDERNVVFLSMVVSDPTAISALTRAESQRRINVAATRAMDQVWLFHSIGPEDLRPNDLRYSLLSYFTAGEGLTIGPMPTDVPDDRRVEPFDNLLEQRVFNRLAALGYHVTPKVTVNNRVIDLVVLGADARMAVECDADAFPGTGRQARSDLERERELRRCGWEFARVRESEFELDPDRVIDAVAATLEARGCKPGSLTTRPAAEDAPTWTPIDLTAGE; this is encoded by the coding sequence ATGCAGGATGACACTCGCGAGACACTGCGAGACCAGGTCACCCGGCTGATGTCGTTCCTGCGGGACGTCGTCCGCTCGCGGTCCGGAGATGTCCGGGACATCGACGAACACGCGGGCCACGTCTGGGTGGGCGCTTCGACGCCCATCTCGGTGCGGGGATCGGCAGGACCGGGCCAGGTCGTCGTGGAGATCGATCCCGCCGACGCCGCCCACGCCGACGTCGCCCGCCTCGTCGACCAGCTGACCGAGAGCCCCGAGACCCTCGAACTCGTCCTCGCCAATGCCCTCGTCACGGTCCACGACGACGCCGGCTCCGAGCCCCTCGTCCGCGAGCATCTCCTCACCCAGGCCGTGGTCGCCGACCGCGACGAGTCGGGCACCATCCGGCTGTCCCTCGGCGCGGGCTCCGCGCCGACCATGCACGACACCCATCTGCTTGCCGCGGTCGACGGACTCGAACTCGCCGGCGCGATGAAGACCCGGACCAGACTCGGCGAGCAGCCGTCGGTCGTCGCCGGCAAGGTCACCGACCTCGTGGGCGAGTGGCTGGGCGAGATCGAGATCGACGCCGACCGTGCCACCCTCTCTCTCGACATGCGTCCGGCGATCGTCCTGCGCCGCCGCAGTGTCGAGAACTCGCTGGCCTTCTACGACGCGATCATCGACGACCTGCGCGACGAGGATGCGAGCGTACCCGTCGGCCTGGCCCAGCTGGTGAGACCGATCGACGCCGAGGATCGTCTGGCCGCGCTCGACGGCCGGGACGTGCTCTCACCCGACCGCCTCATCGCCGACGCCCTCTTCCCGCTTCCCTCGAACGTCGAGCAACGAGACGTGCTCGTGCGACTGGGCAACGACACCGGCGTCGTGGTCGAGGGGCCGCCCGGTACGGGCAAGACACATACCATCGCGAACGTGACGTCCGCGCTGCTCGCCAAGGGGCAGCGCGTGCTGGTCGTCAGCGAGAAGGCGCACGCGCTTCACGTGCTGCGCGACATGCTCCCGCCCGCGCTGCGCGAACTCACGGTGTCCATCGCCGACATCTCCCAGGACCACGCCGAGACGGTCGTGTCGGTGGTCGAGAACCTCGCCGAGCGGAAGGCAGCGTTCTCCGTGTCCGTCGCCGACGCCGAGATCGCCGACCTCGAGGCCCGCCGCGACCACGCACTGACCCAGCGTGACCAGCTCATGCGCGAGCTCTGGGACCTGCGCGCAGGCGAGACCGAGGTCCACGAGTGGGTGGCGGGGGACTATCGGGGTACCCCGGCGGAGATCGTGCGTCAGGTCAAGCGCGACGCCGAGCGCTTCGACTGGATGCCGCCGGGACTCGAGGGTGCGGTGCCGCCCCTGGACTCCTCGGAGTTCGCCCGGTTCGTCGAACTCCTGCAGGTGACCGGTGGTGAGCGTGGCCGTCTCACCCAGCGATTCCCCGAGCTCGCCGACCATCTGCCGGAGCCCGCGGACATGGACACGATCTGTGCCCGGATCGCCGCGCGGCCCAAGGAAACCCACGGCGCAACCGGATCGCTGCTCCCGTCGCTCGACGGCGTCGACAGCGAACGCCTCCTCGCCATCAAGGGAATCTGCGAACAGCTGGGCGTGGTCGCAGGCGAGGTGTCGTCCTTCCCGGCCGCGATGATCGCCATGGCCGACCGGTTGCTGGCCGGCCACGACTCCCATCTGTGGTCGCGCGTGACGACCCTGTCCCCGGTGATCGCCGAGGCCGCCCGGCGCGATCGCGACCTGGGTGCCCACGCGGTTCTCGTCGAGGGCGACCGCCCGGGCGATGCGGCGCTGTTCGATGCGGCCGCCGACCATCTGGCCGAGGGCGGTCAGTGGCGTGGCCGGTTGCGTCGTTCCCCGCAGCAGCGTGCGGTCGAGGAGTCGCCGGTACGGGCGACCGTCGACGGTCGGGTCCCGACCGACGAGGCGTCGTTGCGACGGGTGGCCGACCACCTGACGGTCGTCGACGCCGTCCATCAGGTCCATCGCATCCTGGCCGACCTCCATGTCCCGGTCGACGCCTCCGGATCCCGTTCCGCGCAAGTCGATCAGCTCGTCCGCCTCGATGCGCAGCTCGCGTGGATCTCGCGGCTGGTCACCGGGCGCGACCACCTCGTCCACGAACTCGAGGCCATCAGCCCCGGCGGCCCGCGTCCGCGCAGCGTCGCCGAGATCGCGGAGGTCGCCCGGCAGGCGGGCTCGATCGCGGCCGCCAACGATGCGGCCATCGCCGAACGTGAACTGGCCGAGTGTACTTACGGGCTGGCCGCCGAACTCGAGAAGGGCCCGTCACCCGAAGGCGATGCGCTGCTCGACGCGCTCGGGACCGCCGACGCCGCCTCGATCCGCACGGCCCGCCGGGCCTTCCTCAAAGCCCAGGAGGAGGCGAACGCGGAGAACGCACTCGATCTCCTCGAACTGCGGCTGACGAGTCGCGCCCCGGAACTGGTCCGGACGATCTGGGAGACGCCGCGCGATCCGATCTGGTCCGAACGCGCCCGGGAGATGACTGCCGCTTGGGCCTGGCGCTACGCCAACACGTGGGTGTCCGAACGCAGTGACGTGCATTCCGAGACCCGGATCTCGGCCGACCTCGATGCCATCGAGGTCGATGTCGCGCAACTGACCACCCGTCTGGCCTCGGCCCGTGCCTGGCGGGAGTTGCTGGCGCGCACCACGACCGGCGAGATCCAGGCGCTGCAGTCCTATCGCGACCACATGATCAACCTCGGCAAGGGGTCGGGCAAGCACGCCAACCGGTTCCGTCGCGCTGCGCGCGAGGCGATGTCCGTGGCGCAGAACGCGATCCCGGCGTGGATCATGTCGATCAACCAGGTCGCCGAGACGCTCCCGCCCCGCCGGAACTCCTTCGACGTCGTCATCGTCGACGAGGCGTCGCAGGCCGACATCACCAGTTCCTTCCTGCTGTGGCTCGCGCCGCGGATCATCGTCGTCGGCGACGACAAGCAGTGTGCGCCGGTGGGACTCGCCGGGACCACACTCGACGACGCCTTCGCCGAGCTCGACGCCGCACTGCCGGATCTCCCCACCTATCTCCGTGACGGACTCACCCCGCGGTCGAGTCTGTTCTCGTTGCTCCGCAGCCGGTTCGGCAACGTCGTCGGGTTGCGCGAGCACTTCCGGTCGATGCCGGAGATCATCGAGTTCTCGTCGCGGCAGTTCTACGGCAAGGCGCCGCTGATCCCGGTGCGGCAGTACGGCTCCGACCGACTCGAACCGTTGCGGACGGTTGCGGTCGACGGCGAGGCGACCGGCACCTCGTCGGGGCTCGTCAACGACGCCGAGGTGGAGGCGATCCTCGGGACCCTGCGCGACTGTCTAACCGATCCCGCCTACGAGGGACGGGATTTCGGCGTGATCGCGCTGCAGGGCACCAAGCAGGCGGAAGCGTTGGAACGAGCCCTTCGTAACGGACTCGACGCCGAGGTGTGGCGCACCCGTCGGATCCGGGTGGGTACCCCGCCGGACTTCCAGGGCGACGAACGCAACGTCGTCTTCCTGTCGATGGTGGTCTCCGATCCGACAGCCATCTCGGCCCTGACCCGCGCGGAATCGCAGCGACGTATCAACGTTGCGGCCACCCGCGCGATGGACCAGGTCTGGCTGTTCCATTCGATCGGGCCGGAAGACCTGCGGCCCAACGATCTCCGCTACTCGCTGTTGTCGTACTTCACCGCCGGCGAGGGTCTCACCATCGGCCCGATGCCGACCGACGTGCCCGACGACCGCCGCGTCGAGCCGTTCGACAACCTGCTCGAACAGCGGGTGTTCAACCGTCTCGCGGCACTCGGCTACCACGTGACCCCGAAGGTGACCGTCAACAACCGGGTCATCGACCTGGTGGTCCTCGGTGCCGATGCCCGGATGGCCGTCGAATGCGATGCTGACGCGTTCCCCGGAACCGGGCGTCAGGCCCGCTCCGATCTGGAGCGCGAGCGTGAGTTGCGGCGCTGCGGTTGGGAATTCGCGCGGGTCCGGGAGTCGGAGTTCGAACTCGACCCGGATCGCGTGATCGATGCGGTCGCCGCGACCCTCGAGGCGCGTGGCTGCAAGCCCGGGTCGCTCACGACACGCCCGGCCGCAGAGGATGCCCCGACGTGGACCCCGATCGACCTGACCGCCGGGGAGTGA